The genomic region TAAGCCCATTAACGACGCTTTAGGCCACGGAGTGGGGGATCGCTTGTTACAGTCGGTAGCTTACCGCCTCAGCCAATGTGTTCGGGATACAGACACGATATGCCGCCAGGGAGGCGATGAGTTTGTGGTGCTGCAGAGTGAAACTGAAAAGCCCCAGGATGCCATAACGCTTGCCCAGAAAATTCTTAGCGCGCTGGATGAGCCGCACCAAGTTGGTAATCACGCGCTGCGCATTACCACCAGTATCGGCATTAGCCTCTATCCCGACCACGGTATGGATGCCGGCACGCTGCTGAATAATGCCGACACAGCCATGTACCACGCAAAAAATAGCGGATGCAATCAATACCGGCTGTTTAGCGCTAGCATGAATGATTTGGTAGAGCAGCACAGCCATATTGAGTCGCAACTGCAGCGGGGCTTAAAGGATGGCGCGCTATTTCTCGATTTCCAGCCCAGGGTTGAACTCGCCACTGGCAAACTAATGTGTGCCGAGGCGTTAGTGCGTTGGCGGAACCCAACGTTGGGGCTTATGCAGCCATCAACTTTTTTACCCGTTGCGGAAACCCATGGTCTGATTGTCCCAATTGGGCATTGGGTGCTGCATGAGGCTTGCCGCCAACTACAGGCGTGGCGTGACGAAGGTAGAGAGATCGTGCCCATTGCGGTGAATATGTCGGTCATTGAATTACATGATAAACGCTTGGCTGCTTATGTGGCCGATGTATTGGCTAACACAGGCGTCGAGGCCCATTTTTTAGAAGTAGAAGTATCTGGCAGCAGCCTTGTTCACCACCTAAATGATGTCACAATCTCTACGCTTTCGGCTTTAAGGGCGCTAGGCATCCGGATTGCGATGGATGACTTCGGGGCCGGGGATACCAGCCTGACGCATCTGCAGCGCTTTCCTCTTGATACCATCAATATCGCCCCCTGCTTTGTGCAAGAGATGCTCAATAATCTCGGGAATGCCAATTTTATCAGGGCGCTGATCAGCTTTGGGCAGCAGTTATCTCTGCGAGTGATTGCCAAGGGTGTCGAGACAACCGCACAGTTTGAACATCTTAAGTTACATGGGTGCGATGGCGCTCAGGGCTTCTTATTCAGTAAGCCGCTATCGGCAAACGATTTTCGCTTATTGCTTGGCGCTGCGCCGCTTTCTGATCGTTTCAACTCTACGGACTAGGGGGCAAGCCAGGCTAGGCTAGGTAGAGGGGTAGGCGATAAAAAAAGCCGGGCACCTAGGGCCCAGCTTAAGCGTTCTACTATGAACGGTTGCTTCAGCTTTTAGCGTCTAATTACCGCCAGCGGCACCGCCTACAATACCGCTGCGAAAGCCGCCGTCGCTTGGGTTATTGGTGCGGTTTTTAAGGTGGTTGGAAACCGTATCCTCAGGTGAACCCGCCATTTCGCGGAACATACCCATTGAGCCAAGCAGCGCTGATGATTCGTAAGGCACAAACACGCGTTCGCCATCTTTCGCCATATTGGGTAAGCCTTTGATGTAGCTTTGCCCCAGTAGATAACCTACGACGGTGCGCTTGTTCTCTTCGCTGTCGCCGATGGCATTGAGTACCAGTTTGATGGACTCTTGCTCACTCTGAGCGCGTAAAATGGCCGACTCTTTATCACCCTGGGCGTTAAGGATAGCCGACTCCCGCTGACCCTGGGCCATGGCAATGGCGGCTGATTTTTCGCCTTCAGCTTCGGTAACCGTCGCGCGGCGCTTACGCTCGGCGGCCATTTGTAGGCGCATGGCCGACTCCACCTCGTCAGGCATGGCAATATCCTGAACCTCCACCCGGGAGATCTTGACACCCCATTTGGAGGCTGGCTCTTCCATGGCGGCTTGAATTTCGTTGTTGACCTCAGCGCGGGATTCAAACAGCTTATCCAGCTCCATTTTGCCGACCACCGAGCGCAGCGTGGTTTTGGCGAGGACTTCCACCGCTTGGCTCATGTTTTCGACTTCATACACGGCCCGCTTGGGGTCGATAATCTGGTAGTAGAGGGCGCCGTTGATGCGTACCGTTACGTTGTCCGTGGTAACCACCGGCTGGCCGGGAAAGTCCATCACCGTTTCACGGCGGTCGATGCGGAACTCTTCGTTCATAATGGGTTGGTAATCTTCGCCCATTTTTTTGTAGCGAATCATCTTGATGGCGCGGGGTTGTTCAATAAAAGGAATGATAATGTTGATACCGCTTTCCAGTACGCGGTGAAACGAGCCGAGTCGCTCTACGACCATTACTTCGGATTGGCGGATAATCACCAGCCCTTTAGAAATAATCACAATCGCGATGACGGCAATAATCAGGCTAATCAGTAAACCTGGGCTAATGGATAAGTCCATGAGGTCATTCATGCTTATGGCTCCTTGCGTTGGGAAAGATCATCCTGACGAGTTAAGTCTTCTGGCTGTGGCAGCATAATTAAGGCCGTCGTGCCCTCAAAGCGTTTG from Halomonas sp. 7T harbors:
- a CDS encoding putative bifunctional diguanylate cyclase/phosphodiesterase, with the protein product MESKATTLSGICQSSHHQKSGGRAKAHHINVRLRDAEAALQAVKEWAQVTLDSIGDAVVTTDLVCRVTYMNRVAERLTGWSSVNALGKPLAQVLMLVDGKTLLNATNPAQRAMEENRTVGLAMDCLLIRPDGSQLEIEDSAAPIHDQDGCIKGAVIVFHDACQSPIQSSKLAYQAQHDPLTGLPNRILLSERLSRAIGLAKRHQHQVALMYLDLDAFKPINDALGHGVGDRLLQSVAYRLSQCVRDTDTICRQGGDEFVVLQSETEKPQDAITLAQKILSALDEPHQVGNHALRITTSIGISLYPDHGMDAGTLLNNADTAMYHAKNSGCNQYRLFSASMNDLVEQHSHIESQLQRGLKDGALFLDFQPRVELATGKLMCAEALVRWRNPTLGLMQPSTFLPVAETHGLIVPIGHWVLHEACRQLQAWRDEGREIVPIAVNMSVIELHDKRLAAYVADVLANTGVEAHFLEVEVSGSSLVHHLNDVTISTLSALRALGIRIAMDDFGAGDTSLTHLQRFPLDTINIAPCFVQEMLNNLGNANFIRALISFGQQLSLRVIAKGVETTAQFEHLKLHGCDGAQGFLFSKPLSANDFRLLLGAAPLSDRFNSTD
- a CDS encoding SPFH domain-containing protein; the encoded protein is MDLSISPGLLISLIIAVIAIVIISKGLVIIRQSEVMVVERLGSFHRVLESGINIIIPFIEQPRAIKMIRYKKMGEDYQPIMNEEFRIDRRETVMDFPGQPVVTTDNVTVRINGALYYQIIDPKRAVYEVENMSQAVEVLAKTTLRSVVGKMELDKLFESRAEVNNEIQAAMEEPASKWGVKISRVEVQDIAMPDEVESAMRLQMAAERKRRATVTEAEGEKSAAIAMAQGQRESAILNAQGDKESAILRAQSEQESIKLVLNAIGDSEENKRTVVGYLLGQSYIKGLPNMAKDGERVFVPYESSALLGSMGMFREMAGSPEDTVSNHLKNRTNNPSDGGFRSGIVGGAAGGN